The Streptomyces sp. HSG2 genome has a segment encoding these proteins:
- a CDS encoding IS1380 family transposase yields the protein MKVSHRPAELFAAFDDPDLIAHAGLVPTFRLAERCGLPALVAEKVHLTTAKNGAGTAADAKAMSIVGGMVAGADSIDDLDILRHGGLPRLFGGVRAPSTLGSFLRAFTWGHVRQLESAARAFTCRLAAHTGLIPKRDEVVFVDIDSKVKQVYGPAKQGASFGYTKQRGLHFQIVTVKTSTCAPVIVATRLRKGSAGSGKGAASLLREALATVRAMGITAQVVVRADSAYFSHKVVDVCRKAGAAFSLAVAVKKTIREAIAGIPEDAWTPIKYASAVWDAEEERWISDAEITEIPFTAFTSKKKAFHTTARLIVRRVKRLNPTGVPAGQAELFGVWRHHVIFTDSPFVLAQAEPMHREHAVIEQVFADLEDSALAHLPSGKFTANAAWLTLAATAYNLTRASGHLASAFHAKARTGTIRRHLINIPARIATGARRLTLHLPERWRWCDDFTDLWTATGQRMLT from the coding sequence GTGAAAGTCTCCCACAGGCCCGCGGAGCTCTTCGCCGCGTTCGACGACCCTGACCTGATCGCGCACGCCGGGCTGGTCCCGACGTTCCGGCTGGCCGAGCGGTGCGGTCTGCCCGCTCTGGTGGCCGAGAAGGTCCACCTGACCACTGCGAAGAACGGGGCCGGTACGGCCGCCGACGCGAAAGCGATGTCGATCGTGGGCGGCATGGTCGCCGGGGCGGACAGCATCGACGACCTGGACATACTGCGTCACGGCGGGCTGCCGCGCCTGTTCGGCGGGGTGCGGGCGCCCTCCACGCTGGGCAGTTTCCTGCGTGCCTTCACCTGGGGGCATGTGCGCCAACTGGAGTCCGCTGCACGGGCGTTCACCTGCCGCCTGGCCGCGCACACCGGCCTCATCCCGAAGCGGGACGAGGTGGTGTTCGTGGACATCGACTCCAAGGTCAAGCAGGTCTACGGCCCTGCCAAGCAGGGCGCCTCCTTCGGCTACACCAAGCAGCGCGGGCTGCACTTCCAGATCGTCACCGTGAAGACGTCCACCTGCGCCCCCGTGATCGTGGCCACCAGGCTGCGCAAGGGTTCGGCAGGCTCCGGCAAGGGCGCGGCGAGTCTGCTGCGCGAGGCACTGGCCACGGTCCGGGCCATGGGCATCACCGCCCAAGTCGTCGTCCGCGCGGACTCGGCGTACTTCTCCCACAAGGTCGTCGATGTGTGCCGCAAGGCCGGCGCCGCGTTCTCTCTGGCCGTCGCGGTCAAGAAGACCATCCGCGAGGCCATCGCGGGCATCCCCGAGGACGCTTGGACGCCGATCAAGTACGCCAGCGCCGTCTGGGACGCCGAGGAGGAACGCTGGATCTCCGACGCCGAGATCACCGAGATCCCCTTCACCGCGTTCACCAGCAAGAAGAAGGCGTTCCACACCACCGCACGGCTCATCGTGCGCCGCGTGAAGCGGCTGAACCCCACCGGCGTGCCCGCCGGCCAGGCCGAACTGTTCGGGGTCTGGCGCCACCATGTGATCTTCACCGACAGCCCCTTCGTCCTCGCTCAGGCCGAGCCGATGCACCGCGAACACGCCGTCATCGAGCAGGTCTTCGCCGACCTGGAAGACTCCGCCCTCGCCCACCTGCCCTCGGGGAAGTTCACCGCGAACGCCGCCTGGTTGACCCTGGCCGCCACCGCCTACAACCTCACCCGTGCGAGCGGCCACCTCGCCTCCGCCTTCCACGCCAAGGCGAGGACCGGCACCATCCGCCGCCACCTCATCAACATCCCCGCCCGGATCGCCACCGGAGCCCGCCGCCTCACCCTCCACCTGCCCGAACGCTGGCGCTGGTGTGACGACTTCACCGACCTGTGGACCGCCACCGGCCAGCGCATGCTCACCTGA